A region from the Ptychodera flava strain L36383 chromosome 10, AS_Pfla_20210202, whole genome shotgun sequence genome encodes:
- the LOC139142211 gene encoding galactosylceramide sulfotransferase-like, which produces MVIKKQRTLLAVCSIWLTCIIIYLMKTSSDEWLGIPTPSRLKFSSLRTSLSRISSRMASTLHLTKEDLCVPTKNIVYVKTHKTGSTTLATILYRYGHDRNLSFLFTFRQPHGHFRHKPLTPYSQPQIYPPVGVPYGEYERYKFNISAGHLIYHNKTVFDYLIAGRPKYITILREPVQQFVSFFRFFQLPERYMRIRAHSPEERLEYLEVFLRQPSNYSNRARLRNRSIYIPNRNPQFFDLGLPLQQMDAPSDVARALSRIETDFDLVLITEYLDESLLVLKKKFCWEMNDILYFKINVVHPNGTKLPEGLIQKTKNWNSADVILYEHFNRTLWREVGKYGPTFERDLLDLRKRLEDLKNECIEGQVKNARTHKYVNVLKRNASVLCQDLNRNIFSYFARITRKQRVPRNAKEKLKKGLVSEFYHKS; this is translated from the exons ATGGTTATCAAG AAACAAAGAACTCTTCTCGCTGTCTGCAGCATTTGGTTGACGTGTATCATCATCTACCTGATGAAGACGTCATCTGACGAATGGTTGGGTATACCGACGCCTTCAAGATTGAAATTCTCCTCACTGCGGACCAGTTTATCAAg AATTTCGTCGAGAATGGCGTCTACACTTCACCTCACGAAGGAAGATCTCTGTGTACCTACGAAGAACATCGTCTACGTGAAGACCCATAAGACCGGCAGCACGACACTGGCCACCATTTTGTACCGTTACGGACACGACAGAAACCTCTCTTTCTTGTTCACTTTCCGGCAGCCACACGGTCACTTCAGACATAAGCCGCTCACACCATATTCTCAGCCACAGATATATCCGCCGGTGGGAGTCCCCTACGGCGAATACGAACGCTATAAATTCAATATTTCGGCTGGTCATTTGATTTATCACAACAAAACTGTCTTTGATTATCTGATAGCAGGACGACCTAAGTACATCACAATTCTACGAGAGCCAGTACAACAATTTGTTTCCTTCTTTAGGTTTTTTCAGTTACCTGAAAGATATATGAGAATAAGAGCTCATTCGCCGGAAGAACGGCTCGAGTATTTGGAAGTATTTCTCAGACAGCCGTCAAACTATAGCAACCGCGCTCGACTTAGAAACCGCAGCATCTACATTCCAAATAGAAACCCACAGTTCTTCGACCTTGGGTTACCCTTACAGCAAATGGACGCGCCCAGTGACGTCGCAAGGGCTCTGTCCAGAATCGAAACAGACTTTGATCTCGTGTTGATTACGGAATACCTCGACGAATCTCTCTTGGtgttgaagaaaaaattctgcTGGGAAATGAATGATAttctatattttaaaataaatgttgttCACCCAAACGGGACCAAATTGCCTGAGGGTCTTATACAGAAGACAAAAAATTGGAACAGCGCCGATGTAATATTGTATGAACACTTCAATCGAACTTTGTGGCGGGAAGTAGGAAAATATGGGCCGACGTTTGAAAGGGATCTTTTAGATTTGAGAAAACGTTTGGAAGACCTGAAAAACGAATGCATTGAAGGACAGGTCAAAAATGCAAGGACACATAAATATGTCAATGTGCTCAAGCGCAATGCGTCGGTTCTATGCCAAGACCTCAACCGGAACATATTCTCGTATTTCGCAAGAATAACAAGAAAGCAGAGAGTACCACGCAATGCGAAGGAAAAGCTTAAAAAAGGCTTGGTTTCTGAATTCTATCACAAGTCATAA